The following are from one region of the Staphylococcus schleiferi genome:
- a CDS encoding UDP-N-acetylglucosamine 1-carboxyvinyltransferase, producing MAQEVIKIRGGQTLKGRVEINGAKNSAVAIIPATIMAEAPVTLEGLPKISDVETLVSLLEDLNIKTELNGTTLSVDSTQIQNAPLPNNKVESLRASYYMMGALLGRFKKCVIGLPGGCPLGPRPIDQHIKGFKALGATIDESSLTSMKIEADRLVGANIYLDIVSVGATINIMLAATRAEGQTIIENAAKEPEVVDVANFLNSLGAKISGAGTSTIKILGVPHLHGSRHSIIPDRIEAGTYMCIAAACGEEVMIDNIIPKHMEPLTVKLKELGVKIETGDDYVIVKSSQPYQSVDIKTLVYPGFATDLQQPITPLLFLANGPSFVTETIYPERFRHVKELQKMNGLITADQGTATVKPSQLTGAEVYASDLRAGACLIVAGLFANDVTTIYNVTHIYRGYTDIVKTLKNLGADIWTEQIEA from the coding sequence ATGGCACAAGAGGTAATTAAAATAAGAGGCGGTCAAACTTTAAAGGGGCGTGTAGAAATTAATGGTGCAAAAAATAGCGCAGTAGCGATTATTCCCGCAACAATTATGGCGGAAGCACCTGTAACGCTAGAAGGTTTGCCAAAAATCTCTGACGTAGAAACTTTAGTGAGTTTATTGGAAGATTTGAATATTAAAACAGAACTTAATGGTACAACGTTGTCAGTCGATTCTACTCAAATTCAAAATGCACCTTTGCCAAATAACAAAGTGGAATCATTACGCGCATCCTACTATATGATGGGCGCATTGTTAGGACGCTTTAAAAAGTGTGTCATTGGCTTACCGGGTGGCTGTCCATTAGGGCCTAGACCTATCGATCAACATATTAAAGGTTTTAAAGCATTGGGTGCGACAATTGATGAGTCGAGTCTGACGTCTATGAAAATCGAAGCAGATCGTCTTGTAGGTGCCAATATATATCTAGATATTGTCAGTGTAGGCGCAACGATTAATATCATGCTCGCTGCAACACGTGCTGAAGGGCAAACAATCATTGAAAATGCAGCCAAAGAACCAGAAGTTGTTGATGTGGCTAATTTCTTAAACAGTTTAGGTGCTAAAATTTCAGGTGCTGGCACAAGTACCATTAAAATTTTAGGTGTTCCACATTTGCATGGAAGTCGACATTCTATCATCCCTGATCGAATCGAAGCTGGCACGTATATGTGTATTGCCGCTGCTTGTGGCGAAGAGGTCATGATTGATAATATCATTCCAAAACATATGGAGCCTTTAACTGTTAAGTTAAAAGAATTAGGTGTTAAAATAGAAACAGGAGATGATTATGTAATTGTAAAATCGTCTCAACCTTACCAAAGTGTCGACATTAAAACGCTGGTATACCCAGGGTTTGCCACTGATTTACAACAACCAATTACACCGCTTCTGTTTTTAGCAAACGGACCAAGTTTTGTAACGGAAACGATATACCCAGAACGTTTTAGACATGTAAAAGAACTACAAAAAATGAATGGATTGATAACAGCTGATCAAGGTACAGCAACGGTAAAACCTTCGCAATTAACAGGTGCAGAAGTCTATGCAAGTGACTTACGTGCAGGTGCATGTCTTATTGTGGCCGGTTTATTTGCAAATGATGTAACAACGATTTATAATGTTACTCACATTTACCGCGGATATACAGATATTGTCAAAACACTTAAAAATTTAGGTGCCGATATTTGGACTGAGCAAATAGAAGCTTAA
- a CDS encoding winged helix-turn-helix transcriptional regulator: MEVCPYLEETFKILGRSWNGLILHYLSTCDEQKAHFSEMKRDLSPITNRALSLKMAELCQAQLIYKDVISETPPSVCYHLTEKGAALAQALEPLETWAHDYIELNESAQ; this comes from the coding sequence ATGGAAGTATGTCCATATTTAGAAGAGACGTTTAAAATATTGGGGCGTAGTTGGAATGGATTAATTTTACATTACCTATCTACCTGCGATGAGCAAAAAGCACACTTTTCCGAAATGAAGCGAGATTTAAGCCCGATTACGAATAGGGCATTATCTTTGAAAATGGCTGAGTTGTGTCAGGCACAACTTATATATAAAGATGTGATTTCAGAAACACCACCATCAGTTTGTTACCATTTAACTGAAAAAGGTGCAGCACTGGCTCAAGCGTTAGAGCCCCTTGAAACGTGGGCACATGACTATATAGAACTGAATGAAAGTGCACAATAA
- a CDS encoding aldehyde dehydrogenase family protein, with protein MRDQTKQYINGEWVESHSGETIDVINPATEEVFGRIAKGDKEDVDRAVQAAHDVYLSFRHTSVKERQELLARIVEEYKNRKEDIIEAITLELGSPVSKSDKVHYEAGLNHFQAAHDALNDFQFEERRGDDLVVKEAIGVAGLVTPWNFPTNQTSLKLAAAFAAGSPVVLKPSELTPFAAIILAEIFDKAGVPKGVFNLVNGDGEGVGTPLSQHPDVRMMSFTGSGGTGSKIMEQASKDFKKVSLELGGKSPYIILDDADIKEAAQAAVKKVVNNTGQVCTAGTRTIIPESIKDQFLAQVKEEIAKVKVGDPQNADTEVGPIVSEKQYNQVQDYIQKGIDEGAELLYGGTGKPEGLDQGYFAKPTLFANVDNKMTIAQEEIFGPVMSVITYKDLDDAIKIANDTKYGLAGYVFGKDKEKLQQVARSIEAGTVEINESGRKPNLPFGGYKQSGLGREWGDYGIEEFLEVKAIAGYYKGE; from the coding sequence ATGAGAGATCAAACGAAACAATATATAAACGGTGAATGGGTTGAAAGTCACAGTGGTGAAACGATAGATGTGATTAACCCGGCAACTGAAGAAGTATTTGGACGTATTGCGAAAGGTGACAAAGAAGATGTTGATCGCGCTGTCCAAGCTGCACATGATGTATATTTATCATTCCGTCATACTTCAGTAAAAGAACGTCAAGAATTATTAGCGCGTATCGTGGAAGAATATAAAAATAGAAAAGAAGATATTATTGAAGCCATTACTTTAGAATTGGGTTCACCAGTATCAAAATCTGATAAAGTGCACTACGAAGCGGGATTAAACCACTTCCAGGCTGCACATGACGCATTAAACGATTTCCAATTTGAAGAACGCCGTGGCGATGATTTAGTTGTTAAAGAAGCCATTGGTGTTGCAGGATTAGTCACACCTTGGAACTTCCCAACAAACCAAACATCACTTAAACTTGCTGCTGCTTTTGCTGCAGGTAGCCCAGTGGTGTTAAAACCTTCTGAATTAACACCATTCGCTGCTATTATTTTAGCGGAAATTTTTGATAAAGCTGGCGTACCTAAAGGTGTATTCAACCTTGTTAACGGTGACGGAGAAGGGGTAGGAACACCGTTGAGTCAGCACCCTGATGTACGTATGATGTCATTTACAGGGTCTGGTGGTACAGGTTCTAAAATTATGGAACAAGCAAGTAAAGACTTTAAAAAAGTTTCACTTGAGCTTGGAGGTAAATCACCTTATATTATTTTAGATGATGCAGATATTAAAGAAGCTGCACAAGCTGCTGTGAAAAAAGTAGTTAACAATACAGGGCAAGTATGTACTGCAGGTACACGTACAATTATACCTGAAAGCATTAAAGATCAATTTTTAGCACAAGTTAAAGAAGAAATTGCAAAAGTTAAAGTCGGTGATCCACAAAATGCTGACACTGAAGTGGGTCCAATTGTAAGTGAAAAGCAATACAATCAAGTTCAAGACTATATTCAAAAAGGGATCGATGAAGGTGCCGAACTATTATATGGTGGCACTGGCAAACCTGAAGGATTAGATCAAGGTTATTTTGCAAAACCAACTCTATTTGCAAATGTTGATAACAAAATGACAATTGCCCAAGAAGAAATTTTTGGTCCAGTTATGTCTGTCATCACTTATAAAGATTTAGACGATGCGATTAAAATTGCAAATGACACAAAATATGGTCTTGCAGGCTATGTTTTCGGTAAAGATAAAGAAAAATTACAACAAGTTGCACGTTCTATTGAAGCGGGTACTGTTGAAATTAATGAATCTGGACGTAAACCAAACCTACCATTTGGTGGCTATAAACAATCAGGTTTAGGCCGTGAATGGGGAGACTATGGTATTGAAGAATTTTTAGAAGTTAAAGCAATTGCAGGTTATTATAAAGGCGAATAA
- the rho gene encoding transcription termination factor Rho: MSRERTSPQYESFHELYKNNTTKALTEKAKSLKLVNYSKLNKKELVLAIMEVQMEQDGNYYMEGILDDIQQDGYGFLRTVNFSKGEKDIYISASQIRRFEIKLGDKVTGKVRKPKENEKYYGLLQVDFVNDHNAEEVKKRPHFQALTPLYPDERIRLETEPQNYSTRVMDLITPIGLGQRGLIVAPPKAGKTSLLKEIANAIVTNKPNAKLFILLIGERPEEVTDIERSVDEAEVVHSTFDEHPKHHVKVAELLLERAKRLVEIGEDVIILMDSITRLARAYNLVVPPSGRTLSGGLDPASLHGPKTFFGAARNIEAGGSLTILATALIDTGSRMDDMIYEEFKGTGNMELHLDRKLSERRIFPAIDISRSSTRKEELLLPKSELDSLWQLRNMFSIAPDFTERFIRKLKRTKTNEEFFEVLQKSAAESTKTGKPII, translated from the coding sequence ATGTCAAGGGAAAGAACATCTCCACAATATGAATCTTTTCATGAATTATATAAGAATAATACAACGAAAGCCCTCACAGAAAAGGCGAAATCTCTTAAACTTGTTAACTATAGTAAATTAAACAAAAAAGAACTTGTACTTGCTATAATGGAAGTCCAAATGGAGCAAGATGGCAATTATTATATGGAGGGAATCCTTGACGATATACAGCAGGATGGCTATGGATTCTTAAGAACAGTCAACTTTTCGAAAGGCGAAAAGGATATCTATATATCTGCTAGTCAAATTAGGCGCTTCGAAATCAAGTTAGGCGATAAAGTAACAGGAAAAGTTCGAAAGCCGAAAGAAAATGAAAAATATTATGGATTACTTCAAGTAGACTTCGTTAATGACCACAATGCAGAAGAAGTCAAAAAACGTCCTCACTTCCAAGCACTTACACCTTTATACCCAGATGAACGAATTCGATTAGAAACTGAACCTCAAAATTATTCAACACGCGTGATGGATTTAATCACACCTATTGGTTTAGGGCAACGCGGCTTGATTGTTGCGCCACCGAAAGCCGGGAAAACCTCTTTACTCAAAGAAATCGCAAACGCGATTGTTACTAATAAACCCAACGCTAAATTATTTATTTTACTTATAGGGGAACGTCCTGAAGAAGTGACAGATATAGAACGCTCTGTTGATGAAGCAGAAGTTGTTCATTCTACTTTTGATGAACACCCAAAACATCACGTCAAAGTAGCAGAACTTTTATTAGAACGTGCTAAACGTCTCGTAGAAATTGGAGAAGACGTTATTATATTAATGGATTCTATTACAAGATTAGCGCGTGCTTATAACCTTGTTGTGCCTCCGAGTGGCAGAACTTTATCTGGTGGTTTAGATCCTGCTTCCTTACATGGTCCAAAAACGTTTTTTGGTGCAGCGAGAAATATTGAAGCTGGGGGTAGCTTAACAATTTTAGCGACTGCATTGATTGATACAGGCTCACGTATGGATGACATGATTTACGAAGAGTTCAAAGGAACAGGTAATATGGAATTACATTTAGACAGAAAACTATCTGAGCGCCGTATTTTTCCTGCGATTGATATTTCAAGAAGCTCTACGCGAAAAGAAGAATTACTACTTCCTAAAAGCGAATTAGATAGCTTATGGCAATTGAGAAATATGTTCTCAATTGCACCTGACTTTACAGAGCGCTTTATTCGAAAATTGAAGCGGACGAAAACGAACGAAGAATTTTTTGAAGTCCTACAAAAAAGCGCAGCCGAAAGTACAAAAACAGGTAAGCCTATTATTTAA
- a CDS encoding type B 50S ribosomal protein L31, with amino-acid sequence MKQGIHPEYRKVIFLDTTTDYKFLSGSTKFSNETMKWEDGNEYPVIRLDISSDSHPFYTGRQKFAAADGRVERFNKKFGLKSNN; translated from the coding sequence ATGAAACAAGGCATTCATCCAGAATACCGTAAAGTCATCTTTTTAGATACAACAACTGATTACAAGTTTTTAAGCGGTTCTACTAAATTTTCAAATGAAACAATGAAATGGGAAGATGGAAATGAATACCCAGTTATTCGTTTAGATATTTCTTCTGATTCACATCCTTTCTACACAGGACGCCAAAAGTTTGCTGCTGCAGACGGTCGTGTGGAACGTTTCAACAAAAAATTTGGTCTCAAATCAAACAACTAA
- a CDS encoding thymidine kinase has translation MYEAYHSGWIECITGSMFSGKSEELIRRLRRGVYAKQKVIVFKPAIDDRYHKEKVVSHNGNEIEAINISKANEIWQYNLKDVDIIGIDEIQFFDQEIVEIAETLAEKGYRVITAGLDMDFRGEPFHPVPEMLAVSEHITKLQAVCAVCGASSSRTQRLIDGKPAKVDDPIILVGADERYEPRCRAHHVVLPSEDTEEG, from the coding sequence ATGTATGAAGCGTACCATTCAGGTTGGATAGAATGTATTACCGGAAGTATGTTCAGTGGTAAGTCGGAAGAACTGATAAGACGATTACGCAGAGGTGTTTACGCCAAGCAAAAGGTTATCGTTTTTAAACCGGCCATTGACGACCGCTATCATAAAGAAAAAGTGGTATCACACAATGGTAATGAAATAGAAGCGATTAATATTTCTAAAGCAAATGAAATATGGCAATATAATTTAAAAGATGTAGACATCATCGGTATTGATGAAATTCAATTTTTTGATCAAGAAATTGTAGAGATTGCAGAAACACTTGCAGAAAAAGGTTATAGAGTAATTACAGCAGGACTTGATATGGATTTTAGAGGTGAGCCTTTTCATCCTGTTCCTGAAATGCTTGCTGTAAGTGAACATATTACAAAATTACAAGCAGTATGTGCTGTATGTGGTGCTTCATCAAGTCGGACACAGCGATTAATTGATGGTAAGCCTGCAAAAGTGGATGATCCGATTATTTTGGTTGGCGCAGACGAACGTTACGAACCGCGTTGTCGTGCGCATCATGTTGTATTACCGAGTGAAGATACTGAGGAGGGATAA
- the prmC gene encoding peptide chain release factor N(5)-glutamine methyltransferase, which yields MNYNQWIKDAKQKMAAQGYEENAVEWLVMDLCQWSRTQMILNEKDVLSQDRLKQLEQGLSLLLKGMPVQYVVEQAHFYGRIFKVNPNVLIPRPETEEVVHYFLNQIKPNMTVADVGVGSGIIAVTLKAEMNELIVYGSDISKPALSVAQKNAKKHNCEIHFMEGDALKPYIERGIQLEGLISNPPYISKDEVNVMGKDVLEFEPHLALFAEEQGYQVYKALIRDLPSVMCDGAPVVFEIGYQQGEFLTQLMQSWFPHIKTQVINDINGQPRIFTFNWHKI from the coding sequence GTGAACTATAATCAGTGGATAAAAGACGCTAAACAGAAAATGGCGGCACAAGGCTATGAAGAAAATGCTGTCGAATGGCTTGTGATGGACTTATGTCAATGGTCTCGGACTCAGATGATTTTGAATGAAAAAGACGTTTTATCGCAAGATAGATTGAAGCAACTTGAGCAAGGTTTGTCATTATTGTTAAAAGGAATGCCTGTTCAATATGTGGTGGAACAAGCGCATTTTTATGGACGTATTTTTAAAGTCAATCCTAATGTATTAATTCCAAGACCTGAAACAGAAGAAGTAGTGCATTACTTTTTGAATCAAATTAAACCGAACATGACCGTTGCTGATGTGGGTGTAGGTAGTGGTATTATTGCAGTGACTTTAAAAGCAGAAATGAATGAATTAATTGTCTATGGTAGCGATATTTCAAAGCCTGCCTTATCTGTTGCTCAAAAGAATGCAAAAAAGCATAACTGTGAGATTCATTTTATGGAAGGCGATGCACTTAAACCGTACATTGAACGAGGTATTCAATTGGAAGGTTTAATTTCAAATCCGCCTTATATTAGTAAAGATGAAGTGAATGTGATGGGAAAAGATGTACTAGAATTTGAACCTCATTTAGCACTTTTTGCTGAGGAACAAGGCTATCAAGTTTATAAAGCACTGATCCGCGATTTACCTTCTGTTATGTGTGACGGTGCACCTGTTGTGTTTGAAATCGGATATCAACAAGGGGAATTTTTAACCCAACTGATGCAATCGTGGTTTCCTCATATTAAAACGCAAGTGATTAACGACATTAACGGTCAACCACGTATCTTCACATTTAACTGGCACAAGATTTAA
- a CDS encoding L-threonylcarbamoyladenylate synthase, producing MKETKIWDVRNYTTCLNTYPELDAIIETYRRGGLVVLPTETVYGLGGNARDDEAVRKIYEAKGRPSDNPLIVHIYDTDQLDDFVSSISDATKRLMEAFWPGPITFILPLKKGYLCERVTGGLDSVAVRMPSHPVARALLEAVDLPIAAPSANLSGRPSPTTFEHAYEDLNHRVDGIIQSTQSDAGLESTVLDCTSFPFRIARPGTITRSMLNEVMPLAIDEHQIAATEKPIAPGMKYKHYAPNTPLKIIQQINAPIRKEAHEDWSKIAFIVPKNKIPFLPKEAKVLVISEDENDIKGANHHLYSILHQLDQMPSIELAYIFGYEDNFETEALRNRMLKAANQQVIKDETL from the coding sequence ATGAAGGAAACCAAAATATGGGATGTCCGTAACTATACAACGTGTTTAAACACATATCCCGAGTTAGATGCAATTATTGAGACTTATCGACGAGGAGGGCTTGTCGTTTTACCAACTGAAACGGTATACGGTTTAGGCGGAAACGCGAGAGACGATGAAGCTGTTCGTAAAATATATGAAGCAAAGGGGCGCCCATCTGATAATCCATTAATCGTGCATATCTATGATACGGATCAACTTGATGATTTTGTATCGTCCATATCTGATGCTACAAAAAGGTTAATGGAAGCATTTTGGCCAGGTCCCATTACTTTTATTTTGCCTTTGAAAAAAGGTTATTTATGTGAACGTGTGACGGGCGGATTGGATTCTGTAGCTGTTCGCATGCCAAGTCATCCAGTAGCAAGGGCGCTGTTGGAAGCCGTTGACTTACCTATCGCTGCGCCAAGCGCAAATCTTAGTGGTCGTCCGTCACCGACAACGTTTGAACATGCATATGAAGACTTGAATCACCGGGTTGATGGTATCATTCAATCCACTCAGAGTGACGCGGGATTAGAAAGTACAGTACTGGATTGTACTTCCTTCCCATTTCGTATTGCGCGTCCTGGAACGATTACGAGAAGCATGTTGAATGAAGTCATGCCTTTAGCGATTGATGAACATCAAATAGCAGCAACAGAGAAACCAATTGCGCCGGGGATGAAATACAAGCATTACGCGCCGAATACACCGCTAAAGATTATCCAGCAAATTAATGCACCGATTAGAAAAGAAGCGCACGAAGATTGGTCAAAAATTGCTTTTATAGTACCTAAAAATAAAATTCCTTTTTTACCAAAAGAAGCAAAAGTTTTAGTTATCAGTGAAGATGAAAATGATATAAAAGGTGCGAACCACCATCTTTATAGTATTTTACATCAATTGGATCAAATGCCATCCATTGAACTGGCTTATATTTTTGGTTATGAAGATAATTTTGAAACGGAAGCTTTAAGAAATCGTATGTTAAAAGCAGCAAATCAACAAGTGATAAAGGATGAAACACTATGA
- a CDS encoding low molecular weight protein arginine phosphatase, whose amino-acid sequence MKIVFVCTGNTCRSPMAEGIAKKLMPEVEVVSRGLMAQQGAPIAQHSQQLIERHGFDVHGEAERFTDEDTKADLILTMTPEHESMIRSMYGNQVNVATLSEYVGENQVVNDPFSSGYETYEKTFDQLWDLIQKLKDKLMAE is encoded by the coding sequence ATGAAAATTGTTTTTGTTTGTACAGGTAATACGTGCAGAAGTCCAATGGCAGAAGGAATTGCTAAAAAGCTAATGCCAGAAGTAGAAGTTGTTTCTAGAGGATTAATGGCGCAACAAGGTGCGCCGATTGCTCAGCATAGTCAACAACTCATAGAACGTCATGGTTTTGATGTTCATGGTGAAGCGGAGCGCTTTACGGATGAAGATACAAAAGCAGATTTAATATTAACGATGACACCAGAACATGAAAGCATGATTCGCTCAATGTACGGGAATCAGGTTAACGTGGCGACATTGAGTGAATATGTAGGCGAAAATCAAGTCGTTAATGATCCTTTTAGTTCAGGCTATGAAACTTATGAAAAAACCTTTGATCAACTTTGGGATCTCATACAAAAGTTAAAAGATAAATTAATGGCAGAATAA
- a CDS encoding TIGR01440 family protein — protein MKALNQLLEELQAQSFFKKGEVCVIGCSTSEVQGDRIGTTGSLEVAETIFKSLVKVQQETGVAFAFQGCEHINRAITIEKKDFDPYLMTEVSVVPDTHAGGSLSTYAYRHMDEPIVVEYIKADSGIDIGQTLIGMHLKHVAVPVRTSVKQIGEAIVTVAKTRPKKIGGERAKYQL, from the coding sequence ATGAAGGCATTAAATCAATTATTAGAAGAACTTCAGGCCCAATCGTTTTTTAAAAAAGGTGAAGTTTGTGTCATCGGTTGTTCAACATCAGAGGTTCAAGGTGATCGGATTGGGACGACAGGTTCTTTAGAAGTTGCTGAGACCATTTTTAAATCGCTTGTTAAAGTTCAACAAGAAACAGGTGTCGCTTTTGCATTTCAGGGTTGTGAACACATTAATCGTGCAATCACAATTGAAAAAAAGGACTTTGATCCTTACCTGATGACTGAAGTTTCTGTCGTACCGGACACGCATGCAGGAGGCTCATTGTCCACATATGCTTATCGTCATATGGATGAACCGATTGTCGTTGAATATATTAAAGCAGATTCAGGCATTGATATTGGTCAAACTTTAATCGGAATGCATCTTAAACACGTAGCAGTCCCTGTTCGTACATCAGTGAAGCAAATTGGTGAAGCTATCGTGACCGTGGCTAAAACAAGACCTAAAAAAATCGGAGGCGAACGTGCTAAATATCAACTATAA
- the glyA gene encoding serine hydroxymethyltransferase, with amino-acid sequence MSFIAKQDKSVFEIIQKEFDRQNSNIELIASENFVSEAVMEAQGSVMTNKYAEGYPGRRYYGGCVFVDQTEQLAIDRAKALFNAEHVNVQPHSGSQANMAVYLVALEHGDTVLGMNLSHGGHLTHGAPVNFSGKFYNFVEYGVTKDEEHIDYEEVRKLAKEHQPKLIVAGASAYSRAIDFKKFKEIADEVGAKLMVDMAHIAGLVAAGLHQNPVEYADFVTTTTHKTLRGPRGGMILCKEEYKKDIDKTIFPGIQGGPLEHVIAGKAVAFGEALQPEFKTYQQQVIKNAQTLAKTLQDNGFRIVSGGTDNHLISVDVKGSVGITGKVAEEALDEIGITCNKNTIPFDQEKPFVTSGIRLGTPAATTRGFDEKAFEEVGHIISDVLKNHEDQKVLEEAKKRVKTLTEQFPLYQ; translated from the coding sequence ATGTCATTTATTGCAAAACAAGATAAGTCTGTATTTGAGATTATTCAAAAAGAGTTTGATCGTCAAAACAGTAACATTGAATTAATTGCATCAGAAAACTTCGTATCTGAAGCAGTAATGGAAGCTCAAGGTTCAGTCATGACGAACAAATATGCTGAGGGGTATCCTGGACGTCGTTATTATGGTGGCTGTGTTTTTGTTGACCAAACTGAACAACTTGCTATTGATAGAGCGAAAGCGCTTTTCAATGCTGAACATGTTAACGTACAACCGCATTCAGGTTCACAAGCGAACATGGCAGTCTATCTTGTAGCACTAGAGCACGGAGATACAGTGCTAGGTATGAATTTAAGTCATGGTGGACATTTAACACATGGCGCACCTGTTAACTTTAGTGGTAAATTTTACAATTTCGTAGAGTACGGTGTCACTAAAGATGAAGAGCATATCGATTATGAAGAAGTGCGCAAATTGGCAAAAGAACATCAACCTAAGCTGATTGTAGCAGGTGCTTCAGCATATTCACGTGCAATTGATTTCAAAAAGTTTAAAGAAATTGCGGATGAAGTCGGTGCCAAACTAATGGTCGATATGGCGCATATCGCAGGACTTGTAGCTGCTGGCTTACACCAAAACCCTGTTGAATATGCAGATTTCGTAACGACAACAACACATAAAACATTACGCGGCCCTCGTGGTGGTATGATTTTATGTAAAGAAGAATATAAAAAAGATATTGATAAAACAATTTTCCCTGGTATCCAAGGTGGACCGTTAGAGCACGTTATTGCTGGTAAAGCTGTCGCATTTGGTGAAGCGTTACAACCAGAATTTAAAACGTACCAACAACAAGTCATTAAAAATGCACAAACACTTGCAAAAACATTACAAGATAACGGCTTTAGAATTGTATCTGGTGGCACTGACAACCATTTAATCTCTGTAGACGTTAAAGGTTCAGTTGGTATCACAGGTAAAGTTGCAGAAGAAGCACTTGATGAAATCGGTATTACTTGTAATAAAAACACAATTCCGTTTGATCAAGAAAAACCATTTGTTACTAGCGGTATCCGCTTAGGTACACCTGCAGCAACAACACGTGGTTTTGATGAAAAAGCATTTGAAGAAGTTGGACATATTATAAGTGATGTACTTAAAAATCACGAAGATCAAAAAGTTTTAGAAGAAGCAAAAAAACGCGTAAAAACTTTGACAGAGCAATTCCCTTTATATCAATAA
- the upp gene encoding uracil phosphoribosyltransferase produces the protein MGKVHVFDHPLIQHKLSYIRDVNTGTKAFRELVDEVGMLMAYEVTRDLELQEVEIETPVTTAVAKRLSGKKLAFVPILRAGLGMTTGILNLVPAARIGHVGLYRDPETLKAVEYFVKLPQDIEEREIIVVDPMLATGASAIEAINSLKKRGAKHIRFMCLIAAPEGVEKLQAAYEDVDIFIAALDEKLDENAYIIPGLGDAGDRLFGTK, from the coding sequence ATGGGTAAAGTACATGTTTTTGATCACCCTTTAATTCAACATAAACTGAGCTATATCCGCGATGTGAATACAGGTACCAAAGCATTTCGAGAATTAGTTGATGAAGTAGGTATGCTGATGGCATATGAGGTGACACGAGATTTGGAACTTCAAGAAGTTGAAATCGAAACGCCTGTAACTACTGCAGTTGCGAAGCGTTTATCAGGAAAAAAACTTGCATTTGTTCCTATTTTGCGCGCAGGTTTAGGCATGACGACAGGTATTTTAAATTTGGTTCCAGCTGCTCGAATTGGGCACGTGGGGCTTTATAGAGATCCTGAAACACTCAAAGCTGTCGAATACTTTGTAAAATTGCCACAAGATATTGAAGAGCGTGAAATTATCGTTGTTGACCCAATGCTTGCAACAGGTGCTTCAGCAATCGAAGCGATTAATTCATTGAAAAAGCGTGGTGCAAAGCACATTCGTTTCATGTGTCTTATTGCTGCCCCTGAAGGCGTTGAAAAACTCCAAGCAGCATATGAAGATGTGGATATCTTTATTGCCGCACTCGATGAAAAATTAGATGAAAATGCATATATCATTCCAGGTCTCGGTGATGCAGGAGACCGCCTATTCGGTACAAAATAA